From Chryseobacterium sp. IHB B 17019, one genomic window encodes:
- a CDS encoding dicarboxylate/amino acid:cation symporter — MKEVLKNYSGILLLLLGITVGSFIGIVAPQIVEYIKPLGDIFLNLLFVSVVPLVFFAVSNSIASLEQQSKFGKIMLVMASTFLFFILTAAIFTIFAVYLFPVSGVSGSSEIVEETANTDSWGNRIVSFFTVGEFTQLFSRQNMLALLIFAFMTGFSARKAGENGKTFRAFIASGYEVMKELLLLIMKIAPIGLGAYFAYQVATLGPQLFGFYAKPLGLYYIAGIIYFIVFFSLYAFMAKGQNGVKSFWTNAIYPTLTALSTCSSFATMPANLLAATKIGVPSQIANIVIPIGTTLHKNGSSMSSIIKIYVAFLIIGRDFFEPTNLLLALGITVFVSIVAGGIPNGGYIGEMLMISVYKLPQEAIPAVMIIGTLVDPLATVLNAVGQLVASMFVNRFVKV, encoded by the coding sequence ATGAAAGAAGTGTTGAAAAACTACTCCGGAATTTTACTTTTACTGTTGGGAATCACAGTTGGAAGCTTCATTGGAATTGTTGCTCCCCAAATCGTTGAATATATAAAGCCTTTAGGAGATATTTTCCTTAATTTACTGTTTGTGAGCGTGGTTCCGCTGGTATTTTTTGCGGTGTCAAATTCTATTGCTTCATTGGAACAGCAGTCGAAATTTGGAAAAATAATGCTCGTCATGGCTTCCACATTTTTATTTTTTATTCTGACAGCAGCTATTTTTACCATTTTTGCGGTTTATTTATTTCCTGTTTCGGGGGTTTCCGGAAGCTCGGAAATCGTTGAAGAAACAGCGAATACTGACAGCTGGGGCAACAGAATTGTGAGCTTTTTCACGGTTGGAGAGTTTACGCAGCTTTTTTCAAGACAAAATATGCTGGCTCTTTTGATTTTTGCTTTTATGACTGGATTTTCCGCCAGGAAAGCAGGTGAAAACGGAAAGACTTTTCGTGCTTTTATTGCTTCCGGTTATGAGGTGATGAAAGAATTGCTTTTGTTAATCATGAAAATTGCGCCAATTGGTTTGGGAGCTTATTTTGCGTATCAGGTTGCAACTTTGGGACCTCAGCTTTTCGGGTTTTATGCTAAGCCTTTAGGTTTATATTATATTGCAGGAATCATTTATTTCATAGTATTTTTCTCTTTGTATGCTTTTATGGCAAAAGGTCAGAATGGTGTTAAAAGTTTTTGGACGAATGCGATCTATCCCACATTAACAGCTTTAAGTACCTGCAGCAGTTTTGCAACAATGCCTGCCAATTTATTGGCTGCTACAAAAATCGGGGTTCCGAGCCAGATTGCTAATATTGTGATTCCTATCGGGACAACTTTACATAAAAATGGGTCTTCAATGTCTTCGATTATTAAAATTTATGTAGCTTTTTTAATTATTGGTAGGGACTTTTTTGAACCGACTAATCTTTTGCTGGCCTTAGGAATCACTGTTTTTGTGAGTATCGTTGCCGGTGGAATTCCAAACGGCGGATACATTGGTGAAATGCTGATGATTTCTGTTTATAAGCTACCTCAGGAAGCGATTCCGGCGGTGATGATTATCGGGACTTTAGTTGATCCGTTGGCTACAGTTTTGAATGCAGTAGGGCAATTGGTTGCTTCGATGTTTGTGAATCGGTTTGTGAAGGTCTGA
- a CDS encoding PLP-dependent cysteine synthase family protein has protein sequence MKYAQNILETIGNTPLVKLNKVLGEDFPALVLAKVETFNPGNSVKDRMALKMIEDAEKDGRLKPGGTIIEGTSGNTGMGLALAAIIKGYKCIFVTNSKQSKEKCDILRAVGAEVIVCPTDVKPTDPRSYYSVSKRLATETENGWYVNQYDNLSNRAAHYESTAPEIWEQTDGNLTHFVVGAGTGGTITGCGKFFKEKNPNIKVIGVDTYGSILKEFHETGELHYDHAYTYITEGIGEDIIPENYDMSIIDHFEKVTDKDGAIYARKLAKEEGIFCGYSAGSAIASLVQMKDQFTKDDVIVVLLHDHGSRYVGKIYNDEWMKEMGWLD, from the coding sequence ATGAAATACGCACAAAACATCCTTGAGACCATCGGGAATACACCATTGGTAAAGCTGAATAAGGTTTTAGGTGAAGATTTTCCTGCATTGGTTCTGGCAAAGGTTGAAACCTTCAATCCGGGGAACTCTGTGAAAGACAGAATGGCCCTGAAAATGATTGAAGACGCAGAAAAAGATGGAAGATTAAAACCCGGAGGAACGATCATCGAGGGTACTTCCGGAAATACGGGAATGGGATTGGCTCTTGCGGCCATCATTAAAGGTTACAAATGTATTTTCGTGACCAACTCTAAACAGTCAAAAGAAAAATGTGATATTCTCCGTGCAGTGGGTGCCGAGGTAATCGTCTGTCCTACAGATGTAAAGCCTACAGATCCGCGTTCTTATTACTCGGTTTCCAAAAGACTGGCAACTGAAACGGAAAACGGATGGTATGTAAATCAATATGATAACTTGTCAAACAGAGCTGCTCATTACGAGTCTACCGCTCCTGAAATCTGGGAACAAACTGATGGAAATCTAACACATTTTGTAGTAGGAGCCGGAACAGGAGGTACAATTACGGGTTGTGGAAAGTTTTTCAAAGAAAAAAATCCTAATATCAAAGTAATTGGAGTTGACACGTATGGTTCTATTTTAAAGGAATTCCATGAAACGGGTGAGCTTCATTACGATCACGCTTATACTTATATCACAGAAGGAATTGGTGAAGATATCATCCCTGAAAACTATGACATGTCCATTATTGATCATTTTGAAAAGGTAACGGATAAGGACGGTGCAATTTACGCAAGAAAGCTGGCAAAGGAGGAAGGTATTTTCTGTGGATATTCTGCGGGAAGTGCGATCGCATCTTTAGTTCAGATGAAAGATCAGTTTACAAAAGATGATGTAATTGTGGTGCTTCTTCACGATCACGGTTCAAGATATGTAGGGAAGATCTACAATGATGAGTGGATGAAAGAAATGGGTTGGCTGGATTAA
- a CDS encoding exo-beta-N-acetylmuramidase NamZ family protein → MNLDSKIKNLLLICLIFLGVFNQYYSQTQTKTDFRTGADQPELYLPLLKGKTIGVVTNQTGLMNDRTHVVDFLVKNGIKIKSIFAPEHGFRGDADAGEKVKNGVDVKTGIPIVSLYGNNKKPKPEQLKGIDIVVFDIQDVGVRFYTYISTLSYLMEAGAENNVEIMVLDRPNPHDGYTDGPVLKKKWTSFVGMHEVPVVYGLTIGEYGKMVNGEKWLKNGVQVKYTLIPMKNYHKKQRYSILDKPSPNLPNDKSINLYPSLCFFEGTQVSVGRGTDLPFQIYGSPWTKGLPYQFTPKPNFGAKDPFLNGKLCYGENLSDYPNDLRELNLEWVIKAYKNYKNPELGFFLKNLWFDTLAGTDELRKQIIAGKSIPEIKASWKSELEKFEKIRTKYVVYED, encoded by the coding sequence ATGAATTTAGATTCCAAAATTAAAAATTTACTTCTTATTTGCCTAATTTTTTTAGGAGTATTCAACCAATATTATTCTCAAACTCAGACGAAGACCGATTTTAGAACCGGAGCAGATCAACCTGAGCTGTATTTACCTTTGTTAAAGGGAAAAACAATAGGTGTTGTAACCAATCAGACGGGCCTGATGAACGACAGAACGCATGTTGTAGATTTTTTGGTGAAAAACGGAATTAAAATTAAATCAATTTTTGCTCCGGAACACGGCTTCCGTGGCGATGCAGATGCCGGTGAAAAGGTGAAAAACGGAGTAGATGTGAAAACCGGAATTCCCATCGTTTCTTTATACGGAAACAATAAAAAGCCAAAGCCCGAACAATTAAAAGGGATTGATATTGTTGTATTTGATATTCAGGATGTTGGAGTGAGATTTTATACTTATATTTCTACTTTAAGCTATTTAATGGAAGCCGGCGCGGAAAACAACGTGGAAATAATGGTTTTAGACAGGCCTAATCCGCACGATGGATATACAGATGGCCCGGTTTTAAAGAAAAAATGGACAAGCTTTGTCGGAATGCACGAAGTTCCTGTTGTTTATGGACTTACAATCGGGGAATACGGAAAAATGGTCAACGGAGAGAAGTGGCTTAAAAATGGAGTTCAGGTAAAATATACCTTGATTCCGATGAAAAATTATCATAAAAAACAGCGTTATTCAATTTTAGATAAACCTTCCCCGAATCTTCCGAACGATAAATCAATTAATTTATATCCTAGCTTATGTTTCTTTGAAGGTACGCAGGTTTCTGTGGGTAGGGGAACGGATTTACCCTTCCAGATTTACGGTTCACCATGGACAAAAGGTTTGCCATATCAGTTTACTCCAAAACCTAACTTTGGGGCAAAAGATCCTTTTCTAAACGGAAAACTATGTTATGGTGAAAACCTTTCTGATTATCCGAATGATTTAAGGGAATTAAACTTAGAATGGGTAATTAAAGCTTATAAAAATTATAAAAACCCGGAATTAGGCTTCTTCCTAAAAAATTTATGGTTCGACACATTAGCGGGAACCGATGAATTGAGAAAACAGATCATCGCCGGAAAATCAATTCCGGAAATCAAAGCTTCATGGAAATCAGAGCTTGAAAAATTCGAAAAAATCAGAACGAAATATGTTGTTTACGAAGATTGA
- a CDS encoding ABC transporter permease translates to MKFPLYFSRKIAFSKDNKNNLSRVIIFIGRLSVALGLIVSLITVSTGFGSKKAIKERLADFSGHITVKSTRSNSSYNTSVLDNQGLNIKKIQELPDVETVQKYAMVTGIMRNEHNFAGIIFKGVGKDFDSLRFKKFLVAGTTPKVTEVGYNNGVMISQKIAGDLHLKLKDSIVTVFSKTDQQPIYRKFEVVGIYKTDIKMIDEQFVIGGINHVRKIQDMKPDEIGGIDIFLKNINDIDSDFPEIEKLIGYKNYAEKATEKFPQITDWISIFDTNIALIIVIMLIVVVINIIMVLLILIIERTNSIGLLKTLGASNSQIRATFINYTLIIMIPGLLYGNAIGLGLVLIQKFFGVIKLNPENYYVSTVPVDLNPIAIVSISVGILIISGLALIIPSYLISKISPVKAIKYN, encoded by the coding sequence TTGAAATTTCCTTTATATTTCTCTAGAAAAATAGCGTTTTCCAAAGATAACAAAAATAACCTTTCGCGGGTTATCATCTTCATCGGCAGACTTTCTGTGGCGTTGGGGCTTATTGTTTCTTTAATCACTGTTTCTACCGGATTTGGCTCCAAGAAGGCTATCAAAGAGAGATTGGCAGATTTCAGCGGGCATATTACCGTAAAATCTACGCGGTCTAATTCATCTTATAATACTTCAGTTCTTGATAATCAGGGCTTAAATATTAAAAAGATTCAGGAGCTTCCCGATGTGGAGACGGTTCAAAAATATGCGATGGTTACAGGAATTATGCGTAATGAGCATAATTTTGCAGGAATTATCTTTAAAGGGGTCGGAAAGGATTTTGACAGCTTAAGGTTTAAAAAATTCCTGGTTGCCGGTACAACTCCAAAAGTAACGGAAGTTGGCTACAACAACGGGGTCATGATCTCCCAAAAAATTGCCGGTGATCTTCATTTAAAATTAAAAGACAGTATTGTTACAGTTTTTTCAAAAACTGATCAGCAGCCGATTTACAGAAAATTTGAGGTCGTAGGAATTTACAAAACCGATATCAAAATGATTGATGAGCAGTTCGTAATCGGAGGAATCAATCATGTAAGAAAAATTCAGGATATGAAGCCTGATGAAATAGGCGGAATTGATATTTTCCTGAAAAATATTAATGATATTGACAGTGATTTTCCGGAAATCGAAAAGCTGATCGGATATAAAAACTATGCCGAAAAAGCGACTGAAAAGTTTCCCCAAATCACCGACTGGATAAGTATTTTTGATACCAACATTGCGCTGATTATCGTTATTATGCTGATCGTTGTTGTCATCAATATCATCATGGTTCTTCTGATCTTAATTATTGAAAGGACAAATTCCATCGGTTTACTGAAAACACTGGGAGCCAGCAACTCCCAAATCAGGGCAACATTCATCAATTATACGTTGATTATTATGATTCCGGGACTTTTGTATGGTAATGCGATCGGACTGGGGCTGGTTCTTATCCAGAAGTTTTTTGGAGTTATTAAATTAAATCCTGAAAATTATTACGTAAGCACAGTTCCGGTAGACCTGAACCCAATTGCAATTGTCTCTATTTCTGTCGGAATCTTGATCATTTCCGGATTGGCTTTGATTATTCCGAGCTATCTGATCAGTAAGATTTCTCCGGTGAAGGCGATTAAGTATAATTAA
- a CDS encoding thioredoxin family protein, translating into MKKIISGLFIFSAIITFAQEAIHFQDLPFKDLIAKAKKENKIVFIDAYTSWCGPCKMMEKNIFTKKSVGDYYNSNFVNARFDMEKGEGREIAAKYGVRSYPTYLFLNGDGELVSQNFGYMEESLFISMAQDINSPNNKKGSLKERFANGEKDPEFLINIMKLNSSSDFNFAKNASERYFENKKKTEEFSKDDVGLLLYFLKSTEDKNYKTFAERKTEIIKFLPEQTYKEFDNQLKLAKVVEQSIDQQNKKINDEYFMKIAEPLVGKHDAEVKLNQTKLSYYEQNANFPEYEKAALAYYKNSEAFEPNELLKAAWVFSEHVKTPASLKKAAEWAEKSVMRGETSENTYILAKLYFLTGNKEMAKTYAEMSKNIATQAQKDSTLADELLKQIK; encoded by the coding sequence ATGAAGAAGATTATCTCTGGATTATTTATATTTTCTGCGATTATTACATTTGCTCAGGAAGCAATACATTTTCAGGATCTGCCATTCAAGGATCTTATTGCAAAAGCTAAAAAAGAAAACAAGATTGTTTTTATCGATGCTTATACTTCCTGGTGCGGGCCTTGCAAAATGATGGAAAAAAACATTTTTACGAAAAAATCCGTTGGAGATTATTACAATTCTAATTTTGTGAATGCAAGATTCGACATGGAGAAAGGTGAAGGAAGAGAAATTGCTGCAAAATACGGAGTTCGCTCCTATCCCACTTATCTATTCTTAAATGGTGATGGAGAGCTTGTTTCCCAGAATTTCGGATATATGGAAGAAAGCCTTTTTATCTCAATGGCTCAGGATATTAATTCTCCGAACAATAAAAAAGGCTCTTTGAAAGAACGTTTCGCAAATGGTGAAAAAGACCCGGAATTCCTGATCAATATTATGAAGCTGAATTCTTCTTCAGATTTTAATTTTGCTAAAAATGCTTCAGAAAGGTATTTTGAAAATAAGAAAAAAACAGAAGAATTTTCCAAAGATGATGTTGGGTTGTTATTATATTTTTTAAAATCAACCGAAGATAAAAATTATAAAACCTTTGCTGAAAGAAAAACGGAAATTATCAAGTTTTTACCGGAGCAAACCTATAAAGAATTTGATAATCAACTGAAACTGGCAAAAGTTGTTGAACAGTCCATTGATCAGCAAAATAAAAAAATCAACGACGAGTATTTCATGAAAATCGCCGAGCCCTTGGTAGGAAAACACGATGCAGAAGTAAAGCTAAATCAAACAAAACTAAGCTATTACGAGCAGAACGCAAACTTTCCGGAATACGAAAAAGCAGCCCTTGCCTATTATAAAAACTCAGAAGCTTTTGAACCCAACGAATTATTAAAAGCAGCATGGGTATTTTCTGAGCATGTAAAAACTCCGGCATCACTGAAAAAAGCCGCAGAATGGGCAGAAAAGTCTGTAATGAGAGGCGAAACATCTGAAAATACCTATATATTGGCAAAGCTTTATTTCTTAACAGGAAACAAAGAAATGGCAAAAACCTACGCTGAAATGTCTAAAAATATAGCAACTCAGGCACAAAAAGATTCCACTTTAGCTGATGAGTTATTAAAGCAAATCAAATAA
- the fucP gene encoding L-fucose:H+ symporter permease codes for MNNTQQGNSFSSSKKKNYYFPLILITSLFFFWGFIHNLDPILIKHLRSAFHLNHFQASLVDSSVFAAYFLLAIPAGMIIQKYGYKTGILVGLFFFAAGCFLFVPAANTISYPFFLGALFVLSCGLAILETAANPYITVLGEPEKATQRLNFAQSFNGLAASIAPIIGGIFILSEEPKSQEELAGLDQAAKLAYIHAETSLVKGPYIILGAIILLVMLLFLFVKLPEVTESKEKSTKNFLQVLGVKNVGWGVLAQFFYIGAQIYIFSFLLVFAEDAIDMKGQEAKYYAGVAGLLFMIGRFAGTFFMRYISPQKLLRIYSVISIILSIWVIAGSGISTLYALVAITFFMSIMFPTIFALGIEGAGAETKPASSLLIMSIVGGAVIPPIASKITDISGNIHFSYVVPLVCFIIVFLFSLRFRNKKSSL; via the coding sequence ATGAATAATACCCAACAAGGAAACTCGTTTTCTTCTTCAAAAAAGAAAAATTACTATTTTCCACTGATCCTTATTACGAGTTTATTTTTCTTTTGGGGATTTATCCATAATCTCGATCCAATCTTGATTAAACATCTGCGAAGTGCTTTTCACCTGAACCATTTTCAAGCTTCATTGGTTGATTCATCGGTTTTTGCAGCTTATTTTTTACTGGCCATCCCTGCCGGAATGATTATTCAGAAATATGGCTACAAAACCGGGATTCTGGTAGGTTTATTCTTTTTCGCGGCCGGTTGTTTTTTATTTGTTCCGGCAGCTAATACCATTAGTTATCCGTTTTTTCTCGGGGCTCTTTTTGTCTTGTCCTGCGGTCTTGCGATTCTGGAAACAGCGGCAAATCCTTACATTACCGTTTTGGGCGAGCCTGAAAAAGCAACACAAAGATTAAATTTTGCCCAGTCTTTTAATGGTTTGGCCGCTTCAATCGCTCCCATTATTGGCGGAATTTTTATTCTGAGTGAAGAACCAAAATCACAGGAAGAGCTTGCCGGACTCGATCAGGCAGCAAAACTCGCCTACATTCATGCCGAAACTTCACTCGTAAAAGGACCTTATATAATCTTAGGGGCGATTATTCTGTTGGTAATGCTTTTATTTTTATTCGTAAAACTGCCGGAAGTAACGGAAAGCAAAGAAAAATCAACAAAGAATTTTCTACAGGTTTTAGGGGTTAAAAATGTCGGATGGGGTGTTCTTGCCCAGTTTTTCTATATCGGTGCACAAATTTACATCTTCAGTTTTCTTCTCGTTTTTGCGGAAGACGCTATTGATATGAAAGGTCAGGAAGCTAAATATTATGCAGGAGTAGCAGGATTATTATTTATGATTGGGCGTTTTGCAGGCACTTTTTTCATGAGATACATTTCACCACAAAAATTATTGAGGATCTACAGTGTAATCAGCATTATTCTCAGCATCTGGGTTATCGCAGGGTCAGGAATTTCAACGTTGTATGCACTTGTTGCCATTACATTTTTTATGTCCATCATGTTTCCAACGATTTTCGCTTTGGGAATTGAAGGAGCGGGTGCAGAAACAAAACCTGCCTCAAGTTTATTAATAATGTCAATTGTCGGGGGAGCAGTTATACCACCAATTGCAAGCAAAATCACAGATATTTCAGGGAACATCCATTTTTCTTATGTTG
- a CDS encoding DUF3575 domain-containing protein — MSKIKFITTFLTLLFLGNLHAQEQQNSEKSVYVKGNALLIPIGIVNLGVEHQLSQKYTLQGDIFISPWKSFAGHEFQYYSVSLEGRYYFDEAFKHWYLGANLATSAFILQKWNYWNGGTFTNEKGESFDYPNVYQKGFSILLGVTGGYQFKVSDRWNIDVYATVGTSQDFYKGYERGTGRRYDDTKGFNRSGEILPYRAGVMISYKLK, encoded by the coding sequence ATGTCGAAAATTAAATTTATTACAACCTTTCTCACCTTATTGTTTCTTGGAAATTTACACGCCCAGGAACAGCAAAACAGCGAAAAAAGTGTTTATGTAAAAGGAAATGCACTACTTATCCCGATAGGTATTGTCAATTTAGGTGTAGAGCATCAGTTGAGCCAAAAATATACGCTGCAGGGTGACATTTTTATTTCTCCCTGGAAATCTTTTGCAGGCCATGAATTTCAATATTATTCCGTGTCTTTGGAAGGAAGGTATTATTTTGATGAAGCTTTTAAACATTGGTACCTTGGCGCAAACCTTGCCACCTCTGCCTTTATTTTACAAAAATGGAATTATTGGAACGGCGGTACTTTCACCAACGAAAAAGGGGAAAGCTTCGATTATCCGAACGTTTACCAAAAAGGATTTTCTATCTTATTGGGTGTCACAGGTGGATACCAGTTCAAGGTTTCAGACAGATGGAATATTGATGTGTATGCAACAGTAGGGACTTCCCAGGACTTTTACAAAGGATATGAAAGAGGCACAGGCAGACGTTATGATGATACAAAAGGATTCAACAGAAGCGGTGAAATTCTTCCCTACAGAGCGGGTGTAATGATTTCTTATAAATTAAAATAG
- a CDS encoding DnaJ C-terminal domain-containing protein: MAYIDYYKILGVDKNATQDDIKKAYRKLARKLHPDLNPDDKEAERQFKELNEANEVLSNPENRAKYDKYGENWKHGEEYEKARQQQQKQYQGENFGGGFSGADFDNGEDFSDFFQSMFGGGGGFGRSSRGSASGKFKGQDVYAELNLSLKDAATTHPQTFEINGKKVRITIPAGVYDGQQIKLKGHGSPGFNGGPNGDLYITFNIPVDPDFERIGDDLKTKVVIDLYTAVLGGGLKVNTLDGSVNLKVKPETQNGVTVRLKGKGFPVYKKEGQFGDLFVTYEVKLPTNLTQKQKELFEQLKNS; the protein is encoded by the coding sequence ATGGCTTATATAGATTACTATAAAATTTTAGGCGTAGATAAAAACGCAACGCAGGACGATATCAAAAAGGCATATCGGAAGTTAGCACGAAAATTGCATCCCGACCTTAATCCCGATGATAAGGAAGCGGAAAGACAATTCAAGGAGCTTAATGAAGCTAATGAAGTTCTCAGCAATCCAGAAAATCGTGCCAAGTATGATAAATACGGCGAAAACTGGAAACATGGCGAAGAATATGAAAAGGCCCGACAGCAACAGCAAAAACAATATCAGGGTGAAAATTTCGGAGGTGGATTTTCCGGTGCTGATTTTGACAACGGCGAAGATTTTTCAGATTTTTTCCAAAGTATGTTTGGCGGAGGTGGCGGTTTCGGAAGGAGCTCGCGAGGGAGTGCTTCGGGGAAATTTAAAGGGCAGGACGTTTATGCCGAATTAAATTTAAGCTTAAAAGATGCTGCAACTACTCATCCTCAAACTTTTGAAATCAATGGTAAAAAAGTACGGATTACTATTCCGGCGGGAGTATATGACGGCCAGCAGATTAAATTGAAAGGCCATGGAAGTCCGGGCTTCAACGGCGGTCCGAATGGTGATTTGTATATTACTTTCAATATTCCTGTGGATCCGGATTTTGAAAGAATTGGTGATGATTTGAAAACAAAAGTGGTGATTGATCTGTACACTGCCGTTTTAGGTGGCGGTTTGAAAGTCAATACGTTAGACGGAAGCGTTAATCTGAAAGTAAAACCCGAAACCCAAAACGGGGTGACGGTAAGGCTTAAAGGAAAAGGCTTTCCAGTATACAAAAAAGAAGGGCAGTTCGGGGATTTGTTTGTGACTTACGAAGTAAAATTACCAACGAATCTGACTCAAAAACAGAAAGAACTTTTCGAACAACTTAAAAATTCCTAA
- a CDS encoding YcxB family protein, translating into MAEETVIILKPKRQDFEEIYLSGNQGSLFFSPSTRGKTITTIVVGLILLMLFFFKDDFTKEKFGILYFVSFLFLLCAVFLSVSINKVSRWKKQVNSYLAKLENCKIYEITFDNNFFTVNIDGEKETSEWKDFQYFDSNQEYIALEGKYSYMFPKKSMIEKDYNLLKHTLKKNIKE; encoded by the coding sequence ATGGCTGAAGAAACGGTTATTATTTTAAAACCTAAAAGACAGGATTTCGAGGAAATATATTTGAGTGGAAATCAGGGAAGTCTGTTTTTTTCACCATCAACAAGAGGAAAAACGATCACTACCATTGTTGTGGGGCTGATTTTACTGATGTTATTTTTCTTTAAAGATGATTTTACTAAAGAAAAATTCGGGATTTTGTATTTTGTAAGCTTTCTGTTTCTTCTTTGCGCGGTTTTTCTGTCAGTGAGTATTAACAAAGTTTCAAGATGGAAAAAACAGGTTAACAGTTATTTAGCCAAACTGGAAAACTGTAAAATCTATGAAATCACATTCGATAATAATTTTTTTACGGTAAATATTGACGGTGAAAAAGAAACCAGCGAATGGAAAGACTTCCAATATTTTGACAGCAACCAAGAATATATTGCCCTCGAAGGAAAATACAGCTATATGTTCCCGAAAAAATCAATGATCGAGAAAGATTATAATCTATTAAAGCACACTTTAAAGAAAAATATCAAAGAATAA
- a CDS encoding chaperone modulator CbpM, translating into MSEKISREELVKIYNIEITFFDELVDSGLLNIQTENEIRYLMYEDLPSFERFTNWHYDLEINLPGLEVIHEMLKKMEDLKQKNRELMKKLSAISDKYEEG; encoded by the coding sequence ATGAGCGAAAAAATATCACGGGAAGAACTCGTAAAAATATACAATATTGAAATCACTTTTTTCGATGAACTGGTGGATTCCGGATTGCTGAACATTCAGACGGAAAATGAAATTCGTTACTTGATGTATGAAGATCTGCCTTCTTTTGAAAGGTTTACCAATTGGCATTACGACTTGGAAATCAACCTTCCGGGTCTTGAAGTTATCCATGAAATGTTGAAAAAAATGGAAGATTTAAAGCAAAAAAACCGCGAACTGATGAAGAAGCTTTCGGCGATCAGTGATAAATATGAGGAAGGATAA